The Rhodoferax sediminis genome has a segment encoding these proteins:
- a CDS encoding hybrid sensor histidine kinase/response regulator has translation MPSPAAPPNASDPAPAGARAGQPVILFVDDEPQSCKWFARTFADEFNVLTATGVDEALALLREHGPSVALLVTDYRMPQRNGLDLLLAVQRDFKHLVRLLATAYAEKDVAIAAINEGHVFRILEKPLDLVQTRLILREAMTLFRAQTMERALLENRMLAMRETLGFLAHELNTPLATVRGFVSAITDRYQAPADQAATQTQEEAARVACFSEREPGEVMAALAGAQRSALYCQSLVSAFVRSARDAYPGSIDQPVTASNLVQALLKEFPFEREEHSWVSCEVAVDFALPGQRDLLYLVLSTLTKNALLALQEQPEPRLRIVLGREPGPEGRARPWIRFIDNGHGIAPEILAKLTREPVTTRAQSGGNGMGLMFCRRVVQSLGGSIELSSELGHGATVSLYFKP, from the coding sequence ATGCCGTCCCCAGCTGCCCCTCCCAATGCATCCGACCCAGCACCTGCCGGCGCGCGCGCGGGTCAGCCCGTGATTTTGTTCGTGGACGACGAGCCGCAGTCGTGCAAGTGGTTCGCCCGCACATTTGCCGACGAGTTCAATGTCCTGACCGCCACAGGCGTGGACGAGGCGCTGGCGCTGCTGCGCGAGCACGGCCCGTCAGTGGCCCTGCTGGTCACAGACTACCGCATGCCGCAGCGCAACGGGCTTGATCTGCTGCTGGCGGTGCAGCGCGACTTCAAGCATCTGGTGCGCCTGCTGGCCACCGCCTATGCCGAAAAAGACGTGGCCATTGCCGCGATCAACGAAGGCCATGTGTTTCGGATCCTCGAGAAACCCCTGGACCTGGTGCAAACCAGGCTGATCCTGCGCGAGGCGATGACGCTGTTCCGGGCCCAGACGATGGAGCGGGCCCTGCTGGAAAACCGCATGCTGGCGATGCGCGAAACCCTGGGCTTTCTGGCACATGAACTGAACACGCCACTGGCCACGGTGCGCGGGTTTGTGTCGGCCATCACGGACCGGTACCAGGCGCCGGCGGACCAGGCCGCAACGCAAACGCAGGAGGAGGCGGCTCGCGTGGCCTGTTTTTCCGAGCGCGAGCCGGGCGAAGTGATGGCCGCGCTGGCCGGCGCGCAGCGCAGCGCGCTGTATTGCCAGTCTCTGGTGTCGGCGTTCGTGCGTTCGGCGCGGGACGCCTACCCGGGCTCAATCGACCAGCCGGTCACGGCGAGCAACCTGGTTCAGGCGCTGCTCAAGGAATTTCCGTTTGAGCGCGAGGAGCATAGCTGGGTCAGTTGCGAGGTGGCGGTCGATTTTGCCTTGCCGGGTCAACGTGACCTGCTCTACCTGGTGCTCTCCACGCTGACCAAGAACGCGCTGCTCGCACTGCAGGAGCAGCCCGAGCCGCGCCTGCGCATCGTGCTGGGGCGCGAGCCCGGGCCCGAGGGCCGCGCCCGGCCCTGGATCCGCTTTATCGACAACGGCCACGGCATTGCCCCCGAGATTCTGGCCAAGCTGACACGTGAACCGGTGACCACCCGTGCGCAGTCGGGCGGCAATGGCATGGGGCTGATGTTCTGCCGCCGCGTGGTGCAGTCGCTCGGCGGC
- a CDS encoding sensor histidine kinase, whose amino-acid sequence MFSRTESPYHQELSEFRVAYSKAGSITSLVLVLLGVGLDIAVYPERLGQFMAVRVGIALLTLLIFLALYTAAGRAWVRSLTLLWLALPQMMIAWMIGVTEGVHSIYFVGLHLALYAAGIVLPITFLEGVGFGLFTYAIYLLACALNPAGLSDLERLAGNSLFLLFSAAASAVCTYFNERARLQLFSLQREVAEKNATLVSTNQALAQIKGHMIQQEKMAALGTLSAGLMHEVNNPVNYSMMALNMAMLDPVVGQSADLKESLVDAKEGLARVQNIVSDLKTFAYQKPGEDSSRIFLLEKAVLSAQRLTGHELSGVDVQVHWPQDTHVRGDEPAIIGVMINLFSNAALALRKAARAQPCIEVTGQHRDGRLYVTVRDNGTGIEPDNLTRVFEPFFTTRSVGQGLGLGLSVSYAIIQRHGGILSVNSEAGVWTEFSFDLGVADPSV is encoded by the coding sequence ATGTTCAGCCGAACCGAGTCGCCCTATCACCAGGAGCTGAGCGAATTCCGCGTTGCGTACAGCAAGGCGGGAAGCATCACTTCGCTGGTGCTGGTGCTGCTGGGGGTGGGGCTGGATATTGCGGTCTATCCCGAGCGGCTCGGCCAGTTCATGGCGGTCCGCGTGGGCATCGCGCTGCTCACGCTGCTGATCTTCCTGGCCTTGTACACGGCAGCCGGGCGTGCCTGGGTGCGGTCCCTGACCCTGCTGTGGCTGGCGTTGCCGCAGATGATGATTGCCTGGATGATCGGTGTCACCGAGGGTGTGCATTCCATCTACTTCGTGGGCCTGCATCTGGCGCTGTATGCAGCCGGCATTGTCTTGCCCATCACCTTTCTCGAAGGGGTTGGTTTTGGTCTTTTCACCTATGCGATCTACCTGCTGGCGTGCGCCCTGAATCCGGCCGGACTGTCGGATCTGGAACGCCTCGCGGGCAACTCGCTGTTCCTCCTGTTTTCGGCAGCGGCCAGTGCGGTATGTACTTACTTCAACGAGAGGGCGCGTCTGCAACTGTTTAGCCTGCAGCGCGAGGTGGCGGAAAAAAACGCCACGCTGGTGAGCACCAACCAGGCGCTCGCGCAAATCAAGGGCCACATGATTCAGCAGGAAAAAATGGCGGCACTGGGCACCTTGTCAGCCGGCCTGATGCACGAGGTGAACAATCCGGTGAACTACAGCATGATGGCCTTGAACATGGCCATGCTCGATCCGGTGGTGGGCCAGAGTGCCGACCTCAAGGAAAGCCTGGTCGACGCCAAGGAGGGCCTGGCGCGGGTGCAGAACATCGTCTCCGACCTCAAGACCTTCGCCTACCAGAAGCCGGGCGAAGACAGCAGCCGCATCTTCCTGCTGGAAAAGGCCGTGCTGTCGGCGCAGCGCCTGACCGGCCACGAACTCAGCGGCGTGGACGTGCAGGTGCACTGGCCGCAGGACACGCATGTGCGCGGCGACGAGCCGGCCATCATCGGAGTCATGATCAACCTGTTCAGCAACGCGGCGCTGGCCCTGCGCAAGGCCGCGCGCGCGCAGCCGTGCATCGAAGTCACCGGGCAGCACCGGGACGGGCGCCTGTACGTGACGGTGCGCGACAATGGCACCGGTATCGAACCGGACAATCTGACCCGCGTGTTCGAGCCCTTCTTCACCACGCGCAGCGTAGGCCAGGGCTTGGGGCTGGGGCTGAGCGTGAGCTACGCCATCATCCAGCGCCATGGCGGCATCTTGAGTGTGAACAGCGAAGCGGGCGTCTGGACCGAGTTCAGTTTCGATCTCGGCGTGGCCGACCCCTCGGTTTGA